From a single Lactococcus allomyrinae genomic region:
- a CDS encoding class A sortase: MRFESTVPKRKKKHKLKNGVLISLTFLLVLTGLLLIFSPMIEQQLIVHRATKETATTAKQMKENQKAKVSYDNNTVQPASLTTLVENQIKNVSLPVIGLVSIPDLSVNLPIIKGDGYNTMLYGGGTMKPDEIMGQGNYAIASHHVSNVMGSRYDGILFSPLQRARIGQKVYLTDKVKVYVYQIDKILKVLPNQGEVILDVPGQQLVTLVTCYSDDTYRLIVQGKLIKTQVYDNTTAALFDQKFNQYWK; this comes from the coding sequence ATGAGGTTTGAAAGCACTGTTCCTAAGCGGAAGAAAAAACACAAATTAAAAAATGGAGTTCTGATCAGTCTGACTTTTTTGCTCGTTCTGACAGGACTTCTTTTGATTTTTAGTCCTATGATTGAACAACAACTGATTGTCCATCGTGCGACAAAGGAGACAGCAACGACTGCTAAGCAAATGAAGGAAAATCAAAAGGCTAAGGTCAGCTATGACAACAATACGGTACAACCTGCCAGTCTAACCACTCTTGTTGAAAATCAAATTAAAAATGTAAGTTTGCCAGTCATTGGACTTGTTTCCATTCCAGATTTGAGTGTCAATTTACCAATAATCAAAGGCGATGGATATAATACAATGCTCTACGGTGGAGGCACAATGAAACCTGATGAAATAATGGGACAAGGGAATTATGCGATTGCTAGCCACCATGTGTCCAATGTAATGGGAAGTCGCTATGATGGAATTTTGTTTAGCCCATTACAACGTGCAAGGATTGGTCAAAAAGTCTATTTAACTGATAAAGTTAAGGTTTATGTTTATCAGATTGACAAGATACTAAAGGTTTTACCAAACCAGGGGGAAGTCATTTTAGATGTTCCTGGACAGCAGCTCGTCACATTAGTGACTTGTTATTCAGATGATACCTATCGTCTGATTGTTCAAGGAAAATTAATAAAAACTCAGGTTTATGATAATACAACTGCTGCATTGTTTGACCAGAAATTTAATCAGTATTGGAAATAA
- a CDS encoding pLS20_p028 family conjugation system transmembrane protein, with translation MANNSYVESFWQTYKPKNAAPAGTDANIIQSIKDFHLQSRVGWSGVITDFIRNADWWIIKSMAWAADNVMQLGTSMLQLLNFYAYQPVVDFLANYGVFVVLASIACFVIAWTAAMSKKEIPIVDMLKNGVFAYFTYFILPIVMIVGVGFVQNVSQSISTTNSPSAAIVKDNVTDVIAVDNANWDLSTINTLRTQGKGAPNFIGESSDSTGTLSLPKDELDYINPTKTMSSDDINNMSDYGQKVVSQQLSYGGYTDGKYDPHKATLTTFPDNIFQEKGAYYEYSWNFWTIFLSLLASILFTGVLLFRMARLETNIFLNWTTANVISLTQWGNTKRNWEVLSKIGMGLVTLLFTQSLTVLFNLGLSQLSDLLQAGKINIVAFLLLLFGFGMEMIDGPALWQQLFGIDAGIQSGWRTAWAVASTTRRLNDWFNPWNKRRRAERAAKTESKSNKQSSSGTSSQPEQKSGTDAKMPEDGKQKNTRPENKETGQSTTPPTDTGGQETPQTPDSKDQPSKQKDEKGKPQAQSDKKTGTNETDLPIPDAPVDELNRPEAGQSEFNEQQEKKKRGMSKSDEWKAPWSVPGPEHRKQSEPTNKTKDNFVNPFEENLKAMDDYWSNDQNIPPAPTLPDYLEGDDYHGV, from the coding sequence ATGGCCAATAACTCTTATGTAGAGTCATTCTGGCAAACCTACAAACCTAAAAATGCTGCACCAGCAGGGACTGATGCTAATATCATACAAAGTATCAAAGATTTTCATTTACAGTCTCGTGTAGGCTGGTCAGGAGTCATCACAGATTTCATAAGAAATGCAGATTGGTGGATTATCAAATCAATGGCTTGGGCTGCAGATAATGTCATGCAGCTGGGAACAAGTATGCTCCAGCTTCTTAACTTTTATGCCTATCAGCCTGTCGTAGATTTCTTAGCGAATTATGGTGTATTTGTTGTACTTGCCTCGATTGCTTGTTTTGTCATTGCCTGGACTGCAGCCATGTCAAAAAAGGAAATTCCTATTGTTGATATGCTCAAAAATGGAGTATTTGCTTATTTTACGTACTTTATCTTACCAATTGTAATGATTGTAGGGGTAGGTTTTGTTCAAAACGTTTCTCAGTCAATTAGTACAACAAATAGTCCGTCTGCAGCAATCGTTAAAGATAATGTCACTGATGTTATTGCTGTTGATAATGCCAATTGGGACTTGAGCACCATTAATACTTTACGTACGCAAGGCAAAGGGGCACCTAATTTTATAGGGGAGTCATCTGATAGTACAGGAACACTCAGCTTACCTAAAGATGAATTAGATTATATCAACCCTACTAAGACAATGTCGAGTGATGACATCAACAATATGAGTGACTACGGCCAGAAAGTAGTCTCTCAACAACTTTCTTACGGTGGTTATACCGATGGAAAGTATGATCCTCACAAAGCCACATTAACGACTTTCCCCGATAATATATTTCAGGAAAAGGGGGCTTATTATGAATATTCATGGAACTTTTGGACAATTTTCCTATCTCTCTTAGCCTCTATTTTATTTACAGGTGTCTTATTGTTTCGTATGGCACGACTTGAAACCAATATATTCTTAAATTGGACAACCGCTAATGTTATTTCGCTCACACAGTGGGGCAACACTAAGCGTAATTGGGAAGTTTTATCAAAAATTGGGATGGGGCTTGTTACTCTACTCTTTACACAGAGCCTAACTGTTCTGTTCAATTTAGGACTTTCACAACTTTCTGACTTGTTGCAAGCAGGAAAAATCAATATTGTTGCTTTTTTGCTTTTACTTTTCGGTTTTGGAATGGAGATGATTGATGGACCAGCGCTTTGGCAACAACTTTTTGGGATTGATGCAGGAATTCAATCAGGATGGCGGACAGCCTGGGCAGTTGCCTCAACAACACGTCGATTGAACGACTGGTTTAACCCGTGGAACAAACGTCGTCGTGCAGAACGTGCAGCTAAAACAGAAAGTAAATCCAACAAACAATCTTCATCGGGGACATCGTCACAGCCTGAGCAAAAATCTGGAACGGATGCCAAAATGCCTGAAGATGGGAAACAAAAAAATACACGTCCAGAAAATAAAGAAACAGGACAAAGCACGACACCACCAACAGATACTGGGGGGCAAGAGACGCCACAGACTCCCGACTCAAAGGATCAGCCTTCAAAACAAAAGGATGAGAAAGGAAAACCGCAGGCTCAATCGGACAAGAAAACAGGAACGAATGAAACAGACCTTCCAATTCCTGATGCGCCCGTTGATGAATTGAACCGTCCTGAAGCAGGGCAGTCAGAGTTTAATGAACAGCAGGAAAAGAAAAAGAGAGGGATGTCTAAATCTGATGAGTGGAAAGCGCCTTGGTCAGTTCCTGGACCAGAGCATAGAAAGCAGTCAGAACCTACAAATAAGACAAAGGATAATTTTGTCAATCCATTTGAGGAAAATCTTAA
- a CDS encoding type IV secretory system conjugative DNA transfer family protein has product MNKLYEQWKKVLASPKLLLWLLGLSSLLLYFLLSYIINLIYALIDAGSYLFQYGGNGFGAVIKIIFIRFVPHFYGQLFLHSEHLLFERVVFVLGYSVLIILLGRRIYKMRISYKNINKGTKGTASFMQEKEIERTYEKFDITSSEKQLEHGGVPICMLPDRKTMMVETDNTNFLINGTSQAARKTQIFYYWALYLDAMAKKPDSLIVNDLKSDMLMKWLGSPAVEWFDTYALNFNEPKNSIRYNPFTVPWKYALQGKLEDAETAIQGIARKLFARADAKDEDFIKGASATFTAISLVLLDFAKRYNQPNWFTFAGMYDLVLTFNKTQIEGEREFKPLDEYMKNQPASSSIAKWYMTATSATRKQVQSFYFLLSSTLTDFAMGSILELTSSSDLDFEQMSFPDKDQKPIVVFVSFPYVNNVFEKIQGLFYTQWMDVTTKRAQRTKGQKLIRRVRYLGDEINNSPRIEGLNEAANVGQQIGLLLALGTQSEAGFKDKYPEKEGDAIIGGLPGKFYLISDRFEENEDLSKRLGQATVVAYNRMGDPLDIDKSYTEMEEERQLMFADETARLAVNESIYSNVKKRLDKEGKDVVPNPIYAKKKRIYKQRNVPGEPIWKRMLGFAKQEEETIFEDYMNLIPAYEWLYPGKPHPFFDDKGKGTEDVDLRRNVQLNTLGEEIPFDIKKHIVPHELVALTMRLWVNKDNEEYLANEKFKDERRLKELEEKIKDGSFYDEVTPEPLQDEVPQELSTEYTEEPVEIPAAAMNTVTETQETENEPEFVSFSADQMLTEVLGEDYDKIYQFLNEAQAVAFRKRTITLGFLNDRIMISNKLSDENKIGIEQLLQSAYERLTGKETNGQ; this is encoded by the coding sequence ATGAATAAACTTTATGAACAGTGGAAAAAGGTGTTGGCCAGTCCAAAACTCCTTTTGTGGCTGTTAGGCCTATCTTCTCTTTTACTTTATTTTTTGCTTTCCTATATCATCAACTTGATTTATGCGTTGATTGATGCTGGAAGTTATCTCTTTCAATATGGGGGGAATGGATTCGGGGCGGTTATTAAGATTATCTTTATTCGTTTTGTTCCACATTTTTATGGACAACTCTTTCTTCATAGCGAGCATCTGCTATTTGAAAGGGTTGTTTTTGTTTTGGGATACAGTGTTTTGATTATCTTGTTAGGACGAAGAATTTACAAAATGCGTATCTCTTACAAAAATATTAATAAAGGAACGAAAGGGACAGCAAGTTTCATGCAGGAAAAGGAAATTGAGCGGACTTATGAGAAGTTTGATATTACCAGTTCCGAAAAACAACTGGAACATGGGGGCGTACCCATTTGTATGTTACCAGACCGAAAAACGATGATGGTAGAAACAGATAATACCAATTTTCTCATTAATGGGACATCCCAGGCGGCAAGAAAAACACAAATTTTCTATTATTGGGCGCTTTATTTGGATGCGATGGCTAAAAAGCCAGACTCTTTAATCGTCAATGACCTCAAAAGCGATATGCTCATGAAGTGGTTAGGTAGTCCTGCAGTAGAGTGGTTTGATACTTATGCACTTAATTTCAATGAACCCAAAAATTCCATTCGCTACAACCCTTTTACCGTACCTTGGAAATATGCTCTTCAAGGGAAGTTAGAAGATGCGGAAACGGCAATTCAAGGCATTGCAAGAAAACTTTTTGCAAGGGCTGATGCTAAAGATGAAGACTTTATCAAAGGTGCCTCTGCTACTTTTACGGCAATTTCTTTGGTTTTATTGGATTTCGCCAAGCGTTATAATCAGCCTAATTGGTTTACCTTTGCAGGAATGTATGATTTAGTTTTGACTTTTAATAAGACACAAATTGAAGGAGAACGAGAATTTAAGCCGTTAGATGAATATATGAAAAACCAGCCCGCCTCCTCGTCGATTGCGAAATGGTACATGACCGCAACCAGTGCAACTCGAAAGCAAGTCCAGTCTTTCTATTTTTTGCTTTCATCGACGCTAACGGATTTTGCGATGGGGAGTATTTTGGAGTTGACAAGCAGTAGTGATTTGGATTTTGAGCAGATGAGCTTTCCTGATAAAGACCAAAAACCTATTGTGGTTTTTGTCAGTTTCCCGTATGTCAATAATGTTTTTGAAAAAATTCAAGGACTTTTTTATACACAATGGATGGATGTAACAACTAAAAGAGCGCAGCGTACAAAAGGTCAGAAGCTTATACGTCGTGTCCGTTATTTAGGCGATGAAATCAATAATTCGCCACGAATTGAAGGGTTAAACGAGGCAGCTAATGTGGGACAACAAATCGGTTTGCTCTTAGCATTAGGGACGCAATCAGAAGCAGGTTTTAAGGATAAATATCCTGAAAAAGAGGGCGATGCGATTATTGGGGGACTTCCTGGTAAATTTTATCTGATTTCAGATCGTTTTGAAGAAAATGAGGATTTAAGCAAACGACTAGGGCAAGCCACTGTGGTAGCTTACAATCGAATGGGCGATCCCCTTGATATTGATAAAAGTTATACTGAAATGGAAGAAGAGCGCCAATTAATGTTTGCGGATGAAACCGCACGTCTTGCTGTCAATGAGTCTATTTACTCGAATGTTAAAAAACGGTTAGACAAAGAAGGAAAAGACGTCGTTCCTAATCCTATTTATGCGAAGAAAAAACGAATATACAAGCAGCGGAATGTTCCAGGAGAACCAATTTGGAAACGGATGTTAGGTTTTGCTAAACAGGAAGAAGAAACAATTTTCGAGGATTATATGAACCTTATTCCTGCTTATGAATGGCTCTATCCTGGAAAACCTCATCCCTTCTTTGATGACAAAGGCAAAGGAACCGAAGATGTGGATTTACGCCGCAATGTTCAGCTTAATACTTTGGGAGAAGAAATTCCCTTTGACATCAAAAAGCACATTGTTCCTCATGAATTGGTTGCTCTTACCATGCGCCTTTGGGTTAACAAAGACAATGAAGAATACCTTGCAAATGAAAAGTTTAAGGATGAAAGAAGGTTAAAAGAATTGGAAGAAAAAATCAAAGATGGAAGTTTCTATGATGAGGTTACACCTGAACCATTACAAGATGAAGTTCCGCAAGAGTTAAGCACAGAATATACTGAGGAACCTGTTGAAATTCCAGCTGCAGCAATGAATACAGTAACGGAAACACAAGAAACGGAAAATGAACCAGAGTTCGTCAGCTTCTCTGCAGATCAGATGTTGACTGAGGTGCTAGGCGAAGATTATGACAAAATTTATCAGTTTTTAAATGAAGCTCAAGCTGTTGCTTTTAGGAAAAGAACCATCACATTGGGATTTTTAAATGACCGAATAATGATTTCGAATAAATTATCTGATGAAAACAAGATAGGTATCGAGCAGCTTCTTCAAAGTGCTTATGAACGTTTAACTGGAAAGGAGACTAATGGCCAATAA